The stretch of DNA AACCAAATGGACCTATGAAGAAGGCAAGGATTATGGTGATCTAAAAGATATGTATGCTGAATTAACTAATCAATGGAGTCGTTACATGGGTCATGTGGCTAAAAACATTGGTGGAGTATACGAAACACCTAAATCTTACGATGAAAAGGGAGATGTATATGTTCCAGTATCCAAAGAGATGCAGAAGAAAGCAATAGCATTTTTGAATGAACAAGCCTTAACAACTCCAACCTGGTTAATTGATCAGAATATTCTTCGCAAATTCGACCAGTCGGGTGTGGTAGATCGTATTCGTTCGTTCCAAACTAACGTTTTGAATAATATGCTTGGTGTAGATAAATTAAGTAGAATTATTGAGTTTGAAACAACCAATCCGGCTACAGCTTATAGCTCAGCTGAGTTCTTGAGTGATGTTAGAAAAGGAGTATGGTCAGAATTAGCTACTGGTAAGAACATTGATACTTACCGCCGTAACTTGCAACGAGCATACATTGAGCGATTTGCTGCATTGCTAACACCTCCAGCCAATCAGGATGCTTTACCTCCAAACATGCGTCGTCCTGATCAAACATTGACTGATATTCGCCCGATTGCTAAAACTGAATTGAAGACTATTCAGCGTCAGATATTAGCAGCGATGCCTAAATATACTGCAACAAACAAGGCTCATTTAGAAGACTTGTCACAGCGTATCAAAGAAATCTTGAACCCTAAAGGATAATATGAAAGGGGTTGAGCATCTGCTCGACCCCTTCTTATTTATCAGGGAATGATATTTTTCCCATGGTAACTTTCGGTATTTCTCTGGCAGGATTGCCAAATAATGAATCTTCTTTTCCTGCTACCAGTTCATTTGCTAATACTGCAAATAAAACAGCTTCTTTTGCATCCGGAGTAATTCCCAATTCTTCAGTTGAATGAAAAATACAGTTTGGCAGTTCAACTTGAATTCTCCTCATTAATTCCTTATTATGAATGCCACCACCACTTGAATAAACATGTAAGGGCTTTTCTTCTTCAAAACAACTCTTAATAGAGGTAATGATCGAGTCGGCCGAAAGTTGTGTTAAGGTGCTTAGTAAGTCTTCAGGGTTTATGTGTTGATTTTTGCTTTCTTGTAAAGCTTTTTCAACGTAAGCAACGCTAAACAGTTCTGGTCCTGTTGATTTTGGGAAATCTTCAACAAAGAAAGAATGACTTTTCAGCTCTTTCAGTAATTCAATATTAACCTTTCCGGAACGTGCAATTTCTCCATCTTTATCATACGTATACTGAGGGTAAAACTTCCTGACAAACACATCAATCAATGTATTGCCTGGACCCACATCCGTTGAAAACACCTTGTCGGGATCCAAATCAGCTGACAGATAAGTGAAATTAGCAATGCCACCAATATTCAACATAATGCGTTCCTCTCCCCGTTTTGAAAAAATCAGGTAATCCCCATATACTGCCAGGGGGGCTCCTTCCCCTCCTGATGCAATATGTTTTTGCCGAAAATCACTTACAGTTATAATTCCTGTTTTTACTGCCAGATGATCCCCATCGCCAATTTGTAACGTACTGTTACCAAAGTTGCTTTGTTGATGTAATCTTTTTGGGGCATGGAGAACAGTTTGTCCATGACTGGCAATCAGGTCAATAGAATCAGGTGTTATCTGCCATTTTTTTAAACATTCATTTATCAAATGCCCGTGCTGCAAAGCAATCCATGGGTTTAATAAACATAAATCCTGAAAGTTGATCTGTTCTTTAGCAAATATCTTTCGTACCTCAGCTTTTAAGCTGTCATTAAACGGCTCTGTTTCAAATTTCAGAATCTTGACCTCTGTTTCAGGCCCCGAATTGGTGATTCTGCACAGAGCTACATCTAATCCATCTAATGATGTTCCGGACATTAAGCCAATGATCAGGCGTTCCTTTTTATTAGCGATCTTGTATAGTTTTTCGATTTGACTATGCATTGCTTACATTGCTGAGTGAAAAGGTAAATGTAATTACAAATTATTGGAGGTTCCATGATTAAAAATATATTTCAGTTTGTTTAAATTAAAACGCTAGGATGATATTAATCAGTCAATATTAGTTTCAGAGATACTACAATTGATTTGATGTGCTATTATAAGGAAAACGTTGAATAGAGTATTAAAACACGATTTTCCTTCAAGTCATCAAACAAAATTACTTGATATGTGGATTGTCCGGAGTAATAAAATGAGCTTTTGTATTAGTGTACTTTTTACACTTTTAAATTTTTTTTAATAAGTTGTTTTTAAATTTCTCTTTATAGAAAATAAAAGCCTATTTTTGAATCCGGTAAAAAAAGCAATAATAGCTTGCCAAAAATCTACACTTTGGCCAATTTATTTAACGAATATTCAAATATGACTTATAGTTCAGCAAATCAGGGAAGAGCACGATTTGAGCGGATTCCTACCAAGATTTTCAACAATTCGCAGATTGCTTCAGCAGCCGTTGCCAAAGAGATTGCCGACTTGATCCGTCAGCGTCAGCAAGAAGGTAGAAGTGTTGTATTAGGGCTTGCTACAGGCTCTACCCCAATCAAAGTTTACAAAGAATTAATTCGTTTACATAAAGAAGAAGGCTTAAGCTTTTCAAATGTTTACTCATTTAACCTGGATGAGTATTACCCAATGCAACCTGACTCTGTTCATAGCTATGTACGCTTTATGGAAGAGCAGTTGTTTAATCATGTAGATATCCCGAAAGGAAACTATAATATCCCTAATGGTACGCTTGCTCAGGATCAGATCGCAGCATTCTGTGGTGATTATGAACAAAAAATTGAAGATTTAGGCGGCCTCGATTTCCAGTTATTAGGTATTGGAGGAAACGGTCACATTGGTTTTAATGAGCCCGGATCACTTGAAAACTCAAGAACTCGCTTAATCACTCTTGACCATGTTACGCGTGCTGCAGCTGCAGGTGAATTTCAGGGTTTAAGAAATGTGCCGCGCAAAGCAATTACAACAGGTATTTCAACCATTATGAAAGCTCGTCGTATTGTATTGATGGGTTGGGGTGAAGGAAAATCGCAAATTGTTGCCAGTGCAGTTGAAGGCCCGATTACTGATCAGGTTCCTGCTTCTTACCTGCAATTACATTCTAATACTACATTTGTAATTGATGAGGCTTGTTCAAGCGAGTTAACTAAAATTAAAACTCCTTGGTTGGTCGACAGTGTTGAATGGGACAATGCAATGACTAAAAAAGCAGTTTGTCACTTAGCATTAACCTTAGGCAAATCTATTTTAAAACTAACTGATAAAGATTATAACGATAATGGTATGGGTGATCTTTTATCGAAATACGGTAAAGGACACGATCTAAATATTGATGTATTTAATCAATTACAACATACTATTACC from Solitalea canadensis DSM 3403 encodes:
- a CDS encoding anhydro-N-acetylmuramic acid kinase; its protein translation is MHSQIEKLYKIANKKERLIIGLMSGTSLDGLDVALCRITNSGPETEVKILKFETEPFNDSLKAEVRKIFAKEQINFQDLCLLNPWIALQHGHLINECLKKWQITPDSIDLIASHGQTVLHAPKRLHQQSNFGNSTLQIGDGDHLAVKTGIITVSDFRQKHIASGGEGAPLAVYGDYLIFSKRGEERIMLNIGGIANFTYLSADLDPDKVFSTDVGPGNTLIDVFVRKFYPQYTYDKDGEIARSGKVNIELLKELKSHSFFVEDFPKSTGPELFSVAYVEKALQESKNQHINPEDLLSTLTQLSADSIITSIKSCFEEEKPLHVYSSGGGIHNKELMRRIQVELPNCIFHSTEELGITPDAKEAVLFAVLANELVAGKEDSLFGNPAREIPKVTMGKISFPDK
- the nagB gene encoding glucosamine-6-phosphate deaminase, whose protein sequence is MTYSSANQGRARFERIPTKIFNNSQIASAAVAKEIADLIRQRQQEGRSVVLGLATGSTPIKVYKELIRLHKEEGLSFSNVYSFNLDEYYPMQPDSVHSYVRFMEEQLFNHVDIPKGNYNIPNGTLAQDQIAAFCGDYEQKIEDLGGLDFQLLGIGGNGHIGFNEPGSLENSRTRLITLDHVTRAAAAGEFQGLRNVPRKAITTGISTIMKARRIVLMGWGEGKSQIVASAVEGPITDQVPASYLQLHSNTTFVIDEACSSELTKIKTPWLVDSVEWDNAMTKKAVCHLALTLGKSILKLTDKDYNDNGMGDLLSKYGKGHDLNIDVFNQLQHTITGWPGGKPKADDTTRPERAEPARKRVIIFSPHPDDDIISMGGTFQRLHDQGHDVHVGYQTSGNIAVADDEALRFAEFVVNFNNKFGFDNTNAGKIYSDISSYLKAKKTAQIDPQELRQIKGMMRVGEAKATCRFVGIPEENAHFMNLPFYETGAVQKNPPTDADINITMDLIKSIKPQQIFAAGDLADPHGTHKVCLDVIFEALRRLKADPANAEWIKDCWLWLYRGAWAEWDIHEIEMAVPMSPEQVLIKRFGIWKHQSQKDGVVFQGQDAREFWQRAEERNSATAQLYNQLGLADYAAMEAFVRWHY